The following are encoded in a window of Candidatus Methylomirabilota bacterium genomic DNA:
- a CDS encoding DUF2147 domain-containing protein, producing MRRSLLVGTLTGLLTASLAFAAESPAGKWKTVDEKTGKVVSEVELYEQGGKLFGKIVGLTDAVNAQGQRKKCSACTGEDKDQPIVGLVIIKGLSPDKDRYKGGTILDPDDGKVYKAEVWEEGGTLKVRGYLGVFYRTQTWVK from the coding sequence ATGAGGCGATCGCTGCTCGTCGGGACGCTGACCGGCCTTCTCACCGCTTCCCTCGCCTTCGCGGCCGAGTCGCCGGCCGGCAAGTGGAAGACTGTCGACGAGAAGACCGGCAAGGTCGTCTCCGAGGTCGAGCTCTACGAGCAGGGCGGCAAGCTCTTCGGCAAGATCGTCGGCCTGACCGACGCCGTCAACGCGCAGGGCCAGCGCAAGAAGTGCAGCGCCTGCACCGGCGAGGACAAGGACCAACCGATCGTCGGGCTCGTGATCATCAAGGGCTTGAGTCCCGACAAGGATCGCTACAAGGGCGGCACCATCCTCGACCCGGACGACGGCAAGGTCTACAAGGCCGAGGTCTGGGAAGAGGGCGGCACGCTGAAGGTCCGCGGCTACCTTGGCGTCTTCTACCGCACCCAGACCTGGGTCAAATAG
- a CDS encoding lipid-binding SYLF domain-containing protein → MFNTRLGAGLLAVVLAIGLTTTTRPAFAASAAEINRDVDRALRDLYAQDPKAKELTNRAKAVLVFPSIYKAGFMFGAQYGDGALRQKGKTIGYYNSVAASYGLQAGVQKFGYALFFMTASALEYLNKSGGFELGTGPSIAVLDTGAATAFTSTTLQSDMYAIFFDQKGLMAGLGIQGSKISKINK, encoded by the coding sequence ATGTTCAACACTCGACTCGGAGCGGGCCTCCTCGCGGTGGTGCTCGCCATCGGACTGACGACGACGACGCGACCCGCGTTCGCGGCCAGCGCGGCGGAGATCAACCGCGACGTCGACCGAGCCCTGCGGGACCTCTACGCCCAGGATCCCAAGGCGAAGGAGCTCACCAATCGGGCCAAGGCGGTCCTCGTGTTCCCCAGCATCTACAAGGCCGGCTTCATGTTTGGAGCGCAGTACGGCGACGGAGCCCTTCGCCAGAAGGGCAAGACGATCGGTTACTACAACTCGGTCGCGGCCTCGTACGGCCTGCAGGCCGGGGTCCAGAAATTCGGCTATGCGCTGTTCTTCATGACCGCTTCCGCCCTCGAATACCTGAACAAGAGCGGCGGCTTCGAGCTCGGCACCGGGCCGAGCATCGCCGTGCTCGATACCGGTGCCGCGACCGCGTTCACCTCCACCACGCTGCAGAGTGACATGTACGCGATCTTCTTCGACCAGAAAGGACTGATGGCCGGACTCGGGATCCAGGGCTCCAAGATCAGCAAGATCAACAAGTGA
- the ydiK gene encoding AI-2E family transporter YdiK has product MTEGRATLPTWDVTRILLAVLALGGLIAASLWVLRPFLPALIWATMIVVATWPAMRAAQRRLAGRRALAVALMTVAMLVIVIAPIAVAIVVVVDHADEVVEWSKGVVVGAASGPPVWVSGLPLVGQRLAGEWGKLAAGRPEDIAAQIGPYLRAIGAWIVFKAGSLGLLLLDLVLTVIIAAILYAHGELVADGVRAFARRLAGDAGDQVVILSGQAIRAVALGIVVTALVQSVIGGIGLAITGVPYPVLLTAVMFLLAVAQIGAGPVLFGAVIWLYWRDQTLWAIVMLIWSVITVSFDNVLRPVLIKRGADLPLVLIFAGVLGGLVAFGIVGLFVGPVVLAVTYTLLVAWVARPGEPRG; this is encoded by the coding sequence GTGACCGAGGGGAGAGCCACGCTCCCGACGTGGGACGTCACCCGGATTCTCCTCGCCGTGCTCGCCCTGGGCGGGCTGATCGCGGCGAGCCTCTGGGTGCTGCGGCCGTTTCTCCCGGCGCTGATCTGGGCCACCATGATCGTGGTGGCGACCTGGCCGGCCATGCGCGCGGCCCAGCGGCGGCTGGCGGGCCGGCGCGCTCTCGCGGTGGCCCTGATGACGGTGGCGATGCTGGTCATCGTCATCGCCCCGATCGCGGTGGCCATCGTCGTGGTGGTGGACCACGCGGACGAAGTCGTGGAGTGGTCGAAGGGCGTGGTCGTGGGCGCGGCGAGCGGTCCGCCGGTGTGGGTCAGCGGCCTGCCGCTCGTGGGCCAGAGGCTCGCGGGGGAGTGGGGCAAGCTCGCCGCCGGCCGGCCCGAGGACATCGCCGCCCAGATCGGTCCCTATCTCCGGGCGATCGGCGCCTGGATCGTCTTCAAGGCGGGGAGCCTGGGGCTGCTGCTCCTCGACCTGGTCCTCACCGTGATCATCGCGGCCATCCTGTACGCGCACGGCGAGCTCGTCGCCGACGGGGTGCGCGCCTTCGCGCGCCGCCTGGCCGGCGACGCGGGGGACCAGGTGGTGATCCTGTCCGGGCAGGCCATCCGCGCCGTCGCGCTGGGCATCGTGGTGACGGCTTTGGTGCAGTCGGTGATCGGCGGGATCGGCCTCGCCATCACCGGGGTGCCGTATCCGGTCCTCCTGACCGCCGTGATGTTCCTGCTCGCGGTCGCTCAGATCGGCGCGGGGCCGGTGCTCTTCGGCGCGGTCATCTGGCTCTACTGGAGGGACCAGACGCTGTGGGCCATCGTGATGCTCATCTGGTCCGTCATCACCGTCAGCTTCGACAACGTCCTGCGCCCGGTGCTGATCAAGCGGGGCGCCGACCTGCCGCTCGTCCTCATCTTCGCGGGAGTGCTCGGGGGGCTCGTCGCCTTCGGGATCGTCGGCCTGTTCGTCGGTCCGGTCGTGCTCGCGGTCACCTACACGCTGCTCGTGGCGTGGGTGGCCCGCCCCGGAGAGCCGAGAGGCTGA
- a CDS encoding OprD family outer membrane porin: MTVTIQTVRGRRWTRALVSGLLIGALLGARPAGADDAPPPPPVPSPIEALFQPVREKVRTLPWSFLADTDLRLHFRSYYFNRTNPNDTVNEAWAFGGWVSYQSGWLLDTFAMGATLYGSAPLYAPDDRDGTLLLNTGQQGYYVPGEAWGALRYKDYALLKGYRQLVEQGYINPQDNRMTPNTFEGVTLGGKVGWLQYLAGFLWQIKARNSDEFVSMSEKAGAVNSDDGVGLAGVRLTPIPNLRIDVSNQYGVNTFNTVYGEADYVHTLSEDWKLRVGAQFTDQRAVGDALLAPADGRYWATQQGGARVQATWRDITLTTAFSITGAGNTIQSPWGTFPGYLSMIDQDFNRAREKAILIGAAYVLPGSIVQGLSANANVVYGWDAINPSTRQKAPNQAEYDLTVDWRPAWREPGFLKGMWFRARSAILDQQNAGTLGYQFRLILNWERDLI, translated from the coding sequence ATGACCGTTACGATCCAGACCGTGCGTGGCCGGCGCTGGACTCGAGCGCTGGTGAGCGGCCTCCTGATCGGCGCGCTGCTGGGCGCGCGCCCGGCCGGGGCCGACGACGCACCGCCGCCCCCGCCGGTGCCTTCGCCGATCGAGGCCTTGTTCCAGCCGGTCAGGGAGAAGGTGCGGACCCTGCCGTGGTCGTTCCTGGCCGACACCGACCTGCGCTTGCACTTCCGCAGCTACTATTTCAACCGCACCAACCCCAACGACACCGTCAACGAGGCGTGGGCCTTCGGCGGCTGGGTCAGCTATCAGTCCGGCTGGCTGCTCGATACCTTCGCCATGGGCGCGACCCTGTACGGCTCGGCCCCGCTCTATGCCCCGGATGACCGCGACGGCACGCTCCTGCTCAACACCGGGCAGCAGGGCTACTACGTGCCCGGCGAGGCCTGGGGGGCGCTGCGATACAAGGACTACGCCCTGCTCAAGGGCTACCGGCAGCTGGTCGAGCAGGGCTACATCAACCCGCAGGACAACCGGATGACCCCCAACACCTTCGAGGGTGTCACCCTCGGAGGCAAGGTCGGCTGGCTGCAGTACCTCGCGGGCTTCCTCTGGCAGATCAAGGCCCGGAACTCCGACGAGTTCGTCAGCATGTCGGAGAAGGCGGGAGCGGTCAACAGCGACGACGGCGTCGGGCTGGCCGGAGTGCGGCTGACGCCGATCCCCAATCTCCGCATCGACGTGAGCAACCAGTACGGCGTCAACACCTTCAACACCGTCTACGGCGAAGCCGACTACGTCCACACGCTCAGCGAGGACTGGAAGCTCCGGGTTGGCGCGCAGTTCACCGACCAGCGGGCGGTGGGCGATGCCTTGCTGGCTCCGGCCGACGGCCGGTACTGGGCCACCCAGCAGGGCGGCGCGCGCGTGCAGGCCACGTGGCGCGACATCACGCTGACGACGGCCTTCTCCATCACCGGGGCGGGCAACACCATCCAGAGCCCATGGGGGACCTTCCCCGGATACCTGTCCATGATCGACCAGGACTTCAACCGGGCGCGGGAGAAGGCCATCCTGATCGGCGCCGCCTACGTCCTGCCCGGGTCGATCGTGCAGGGGCTCAGCGCCAACGCCAACGTCGTCTACGGGTGGGATGCGATCAACCCGTCCACCCGGCAGAAGGCGCCGAATCAGGCCGAGTACGATCTCACCGTGGACTGGCGGCCGGCGTGGCGGGAGCCCGGCTTCCTCAAGGGCATGTGGTTCCGGGCCCGCTCGGCCATCCTCGACCAGCAGAACGCCGGCACTCTCGGCTACCAGTTCCGTCTCATCCTCAACTGGGAGCGGGACCTGATCTAG